The following nucleotide sequence is from Aspergillus luchuensis IFO 4308 DNA, chromosome 1, nearly complete sequence.
TTTGGCGAAGCCTTCATGAGCGAATCCACGAGATGATTGGGGAGGCCTGTCGGGGCCATTGCCGGCGCCAGAGCCACAAAGACATCGATCTTCTGGTTCAACAGAGGATGAATGGACAGCGTCGCAAATGCCTGCGCCGTTCCCTGCGAGAATCCCACGTATGACAGGGAGGGCTGCCCTGTCACTTCCAAAATATACTTGATGCTGTCTGGGATATCATGGAACGAGAACTGATCGATCGAAAAGTCCCAGAACTCGTTCGACAGGGGCGAATGCTTGACGGACTTCTTCGAGTATTTGTTTCCTCTGTTATTCCCCAACCACACGTCATAGCCCCTTTCGACCAATTGAAATGGAAGACATCGCTGCTCCTCCGAAAGACAGACCCAGACTTCACTGCACATCATGAGACCATGGTGGAGATAGACGACCTTCTTCCTGATGCTCCCTTCACCCTGGttgactttccttccctcctcgcccttccGATAGGGCAGTCTGTGCAGACCAAGCAGATAGCCATCCCCCGTCTGGACGATATGTTCCTCCGCTTCATATCCAAACAGTGCGCATATATCCGTGAAGTCCGACGCCAGAGCAACCGACGCAGccactttctcttctttacCGCGCTTGGCCGGGTCATCTGGAGGAATAAAAGCGTTGAAGATATTCTTGGATCGATCGTAACAGAACCTAATGATAGGTTCAGCTGCGCCAGTTAGCCCTTACCCCtttacaccaccaccccaagaAATGAACACACTACTTACGCAGACAAAACGTGATAATATGTATAACCCATTCCAGCAACACCAGAATCAACGACCCAAACAGAGCCAAATATTCGAACCAAAACAGCCGTCCAATGACCGGAACGCGCGCCATGACGATAAGCCCAAACCTCCTATTATCATAAAGGGATGGACAGTCTGCAAATCAACCACGTAGATTAATTATCAccggtagtagtggtagtagtaatgaacCATAATGCGCCGAAGCAATTCTTCCATAAACTCAGACCGCATGActatgggaagaagaaggataggATAAATCAAGCGGAACGAGGCAAGCAACCTAAGTCAGGTTCCACAGGCCCCCAGACGTCATGGGGgccccttctttcttcttcatgtgATGGCTTACCTAATCCGGGGCAACGCCCGTTTGGTTGAGTTTGTTTTCCGGTTTCAGCAAATTATCTCCAGATTGTCCGTCGtcttcgccgccgccgccgcagacCGGTGTTGTTCCTAACTTGTTATTATTTGGCTGAGCAATTCGGGCCTTGCCTTTATTGTTCGCCCAAAATGCCGAGTTCCTGCCAAGAGATCAGTATGTtggattctttcttttatccTTTGCCATATTCCGCGAATTGCGGCTTGGATGTTCGGAAACGTATCCACGACCGGATATTACAACCACATTGTcgtccctcctcctcccaactTCAGCTATATTTCCCGgtacacacacaccctcTAACCATTCTTTTCATAATAAATAGGAAACGCTCTGGCGCAATGTCTCCAAGAATCAGACTGCATCATGGTGCAACGGCGCTCGCCCCGCGAATGTCTGAGTGAGCCGTACGTCGACGAACTTCCCATGCGATGCCAGCAATTGCGGAAGGGGTTCAGCGAGTGCAAGTGAGTCATTGCCAAATGGCATCCTCAAAGCTTTCCCTACAATCAGTTGACAATATGCCTCATCTTCAGGCGCGGCCTCATCGACATGCGCAAGCGGTTCCGCGGAAACCAGCCTATCTCGGTATCGACGACGGAAGGCGGCGGCTCCAGCACGTCCCAACAACTATATGCAGGCAAGCCGGCGTTTGAGACGGTCAAGGAGATTAGTGGTGATGAGGTGCAGATGGATCCGGAGAAGACTCGTGGTCtgtgagggggaggagggtttaGTTATATTCCGGTGTTGTGGGTGACACACAGACTGGTTTTCCCTTGCGCGCTGTAACATCACGTTCTCTATGCTTTTGTTGTATTCGCTGGCATTTGGCTTGGAGTTTGGTTGATTGACTGTTGGGACTACTTCGCTCATGTGCCCGTGCCTTGATAGTGTGTATGATTGTCGGGTTACGGGTATTCCTTCTTTCATGCTATACTACTAGATTGTACATATGCAATGGATGAGTCTGTCTGTATGCAGACTGACTTGGGCATTTCTACGATTCGGATCGTCCTTTCTTAAGACGTGCATTGTGCAGCAGATTTCATTTACTGATCTTTCAGATGATACATTACTTTACTGGGTCTTCTTGACCTTGGCCGAGGCGGGCTCCGAGTAGAGCCACACGAACACAAAGGCCAGGAACCCGCCAATCACAGACCACAGGCCGGCGATCCAGACCCATCCTCCGCTGATCTTCCAGCTGCGGGGGTACTCGTTGTGGGCGAAGTGACGGACAGTCACCTCGTGCTTTTCCTCGAtgttggtgaggaagggGCGCTTGTAGTTGACCCGGAAGGAGAAGATACCGTGCTGGTCAGGGACGGTAAACTGCGTGCTGTAGATGGTGCTGTTCTCGGTGCGGGCGGTGGGCTCCAGCTTCAGGCggtggaagggggagagCATGGTGAACTCGAGCTGCAGGGCATCGTTGGCGGGCACCTCGAAGGGGATGTACCGGTCGTGGCTGTACTCGGAGATCTCAATGCTGAAAACCTATAGGGACACGTCAGCAGGGGTTGGCGGTTATGTCGCGGACTGGTTAGTAGGCACATACGGTCTCGTTCTTGATGCGGTAGATGGTGGGGTTCAGGTCCTCAGCAGTAAGGTCGTCCTTAGCCAGGTGGTGCTCGATCTTGCCAACCTTGAGGACACCGGTCTCCTTGAAGGTCCAGGCAGTCAACTGCTTGGCGAAGTCCTGGTTGGCCGTGCCGGTCTCCTTTCCGTTGGGCGCCTTGACGGTCGCGGAGAACCACTTGTCCTGGAGACTCTCGACGGAGCCGAGCAGGGTGAAGCGAGAGGAGGCACGGGTCTGCATGGCGGAGACGAGAGCCAGCTGAGAGCCGGTAGCCCAGACATCCTCTCCCGCGGACAGGTCTTCCTTGGGGTTGTAGCTGTAGGCAGTCGCGGGAGCGCGCAGGATAGGCGCAATGAGCGCATGGTCGCCGAGAGTGTGAGGAGCGGCCCTAGGCAAAGCCAGGACACCCTCTCCGTCGAAGAAAGCCTTGGTATCGGGTCTCAATGGGCCGGGgcgctggaggagaaggacatcGTGCTTTTCGGCCGCGGACAGGGTGTCGTAGTTGAAGTGGTCGACAACGACAGAAGAACGGTCGGTAGCGAGGTGAAGATCGAGTTCCAGAAGCAGCGAGCTGACGGCGCTGGGAGTGGTGGACTTGCCCGAGAGCGCGAGGAGGACGTTACCGTCCTTGTTCATGAAGTCGACGATGTTCTTGGGGCTCAAAGAAGATCCAAATCCTGATCACTCGGTCAATTGTGTGTCCCTGTAGCATAGTATCCGAATCCAAAGTCGCCGCTAACCTTTGGACCTAGGaggcaggagaagaaggtggtcGTAAGCCCTCTCGCCCAGGTCGAAGAGGGAGAGCTTGTCACTCTTGGGAGATTCGAAGACGAGGTCATATCCACGAGCTATTGCATATATCAGCACAACGCCAATTCCACTCAATTATAAATTCTGCCCTGCAGATACATACCCTCTAAATCACTCCAGAAAGTAGAGTAAAGATCCTTCTCCGATCCATCCTCCAAAACAACGAGCAGACGGTTCCCCGAACTACTGAGCGCATGTACAACAGCCAAGAAGCCAAacagaaagagggaggaaagagaccACCGCATATTGAGTGGCTAATTTTCCGCACAGCGGAGGGAACAAACTGAGAAACAAAATATCCCGACGAGCGAACCACAAAAGAATGATGGGTTTTGTCGTTCGATGAGAAGCTcgtcaaaaagaaagaagtacgtagtagataACATACGTAGACACACACCCCAAACGGGCGACGTGTTTGGACCGAACGCCAAGACCCGGCAAATCCACTTTTGGCGGCTTTCGTCACCTTCAATCAACCTCCATCGATTCGTTTCCCCTCGCCCGCGTCGCAATCCCCGACTTCAATTGCCCTACCTCTCCGCAGGTTCAATCAAACCCCGGTCTTAATTGCCCATAGAGGATTCCATCCGCAGATCGAACATcctcacctccatcaccGGTT
It contains:
- the TGL1 gene encoding sterol esterase (COG:I;~EggNog:ENOG410PG26;~InterPro:IPR000073,IPR029058;~MEROPS:MER0208659;~PFAM:PF04083,PF00561;~TransMembrane:1 (i12-34o)), whose translation is MARVPVIGRLFWFEYLALFGSLILVLLEWVIHIITFCLPEPIIRFCYDRSKNIFNAFIPPDDPAKRGKEEKVAASVALASDFTDICALFGYEAEEHIVQTGDGYLLGLHRLPYRKGEEGRKVNQGEGSIRKKVVYLHHGLMMCSEVWVCLSEEQRCLPFQLVERGYDVWLGNNRGNKYSKKSVKHSPLSNEFWDFSIDQFSFHDIPDSIKYILEVTGQPSLSYVGFSQGTAQAFATLSIHPLLNQKIDVFVALAPAMAPTGLPNHLVDSLMKASPNFLFLLFGRRSILSSTTMWQTILYPPIFVRIIDTSLRGLFNWRCKNISRWQKLAGYLHLFSFTSTKSVVHWFQIIRHRNFQFYDDEIHAPLSIVASERFYKPVKYPTKNIKTPIVLLYGGSDSLVDINVMLSELPRGTVAKEIPQYEHLDFLWARDVDQLVFSHVFEALERYSSENQKGTLMEKVNGAAGTYVPT
- a CDS encoding PET191 family protein (BUSCO:EOG09265I72;~COG:O;~EggNog:ENOG410PQRY;~InterPro:IPR018793;~PFAM:PF10203), whose translation is MVQRRSPRECLSEPYVDELPMRCQQLRKGFSECKRGLIDMRKRFRGNQPISVSTTEGGGSSTSQQLYAGKPAFETVKEISGDEVQMDPEKTRGL
- the WBP1 gene encoding dolichyl-diphosphooligosaccharide-protein glycotransferase (COG:O;~EggNog:ENOG410PIP1;~InterPro:IPR005013;~PFAM:PF03345;~SECRETED:SignalP(1-19);~TransMembrane:1 (n3-14c19/20o424-446i);~go_component: GO:0005789 - endoplasmic reticulum membrane [Evidence IEA];~go_process: GO:0018279 - protein N-linked glycosylation via asparagine [Evidence IEA]); translation: MRWSLSSLFLFGFLAVVHALSSSGNRLLVVLEDGSEKDLYSTFWSDLEARGYDLVFESPKSDKLSLFDLGERAYDHLLLLPPRSKGFGSSLSPKNIVDFMNKDGNVLLALSGKSTTPSAVSSLLLELDLHLATDRSSVVVDHFNYDTLSAAEKHDVLLLQRPGPLRPDTKAFFDGEGVLALPRAAPHTLGDHALIAPILRAPATAYSYNPKEDLSAGEDVWATGSQLALVSAMQTRASSRFTLLGSVESLQDKWFSATVKAPNGKETGTANQDFAKQLTAWTFKETGVLKVGKIEHHLAKDDLTAEDLNPTIYRIKNETVFSIEISEYSHDRYIPFEVPANDALQLEFTMLSPFHRLKLEPTARTENSTIYSTQFTVPDQHGIFSFRVNYKRPFLTNIEEKHEVTVRHFAHNEYPRSWKISGGWVWIAGLWSVIGGFLAFVFVWLYSEPASAKVKKTQ